From the Lolium rigidum isolate FL_2022 chromosome 2, APGP_CSIRO_Lrig_0.1, whole genome shotgun sequence genome, one window contains:
- the LOC124690125 gene encoding transcription factor bHLH95-like, with protein sequence MAQDSDNNNHNATPAASSDSMSPAKNDNGRDESKSSSHQVIVSAIDKGKSVMKIEEEDEGGRSKGKINTPHVIVVARHCRSGGCHGDRELHIITECERRKRMSEMFTKLHGLLPTLPDKVDKSSIVMKAIHYIKSLEETLSKLEKRKLEMQLARGKIGTAGNDGVSSSAAALALTDQVAPMQVALLVAGIGSTGAAPTPPITVGAVTAAPVPVGLQTWSGPNVVLSLSGNDAYISVCVAQRRSVLPMLIPVLEKHNIDVVTSGISCDNAQSMFTIHARIYTLESSITD encoded by the exons ATGGCTCAGGACTcagacaacaacaaccacaacgcaACGCCGGCGGCCAGCTCCGACTCCATGAGTCCCGCTAAGAACGACAACGGTAGAGATGAGTCCAAGAGCAGCAGCCATCAGGTGATTGTGAGTGCTATTGACAAGGGGAAGAGTGTCatgaagatagaagaagaagatgagggtggTAGATCTAAGGGTAAGATCAACACTCCACATGTCATAGTTGTTGCCAGACATTGCAGATCAGGAGGCTGCCATGGCGATAGAGAATTGCACATCATCACGGAATGCGAGAGAAGGAAACGGATGAGCGAGATGTTCACCAAGTTGCATGGACTCCTCCCCACCCTCCCTGACAAG GTTGATAAATCGAGCATAGTGATGAAAGCTATACACTACATCAAGAGTCTGGAGGAGACGCTAAGCAAGCTTGAGAAGCGAAAGCTGGAGATGCAGCTGGCACGAGGCAAGATTGGCACCGCAGGCAATGATGGGGTCTCATCTTCTGCAGCGGCGCTAGCGCTTACAGACCAGGTCGCACCTATGCAGGTAGCACTACTGGTTGCTGGGATCGGGTCCACAGGAGCTGCGCCAACGCCACCTATAACTGTGGGCGCAGTGACCGCGGCTCCAGTGCCGGTGGGGCTACAGACGTGGTCTGGGCCTAACGTCGTGCTGAGTCTTTCAGGAAACGATGCATACATCAGTGTGTGTGTGGCGCAGCGCCGGAGCGTGCTACCTATGTTGATACCCGTGCTGGAGAAGCACAACATCGACGTGGTCACATCTGGGATCTCGTGTGATAACGCCCAGAGCATGTTCACCATCCATGCTCGC ATATATACACTAGAGAGTAGCATCACAGACTGA